One region of Paraburkholderia acidiphila genomic DNA includes:
- a CDS encoding 2-aminoethylphosphonate aminotransferase codes for MLLLNPGPVTLTERVRQSLLQEDLCHRESEFFDVQEEARTRLVGVYDLDPTQWQAVLMTGSGTAAVESMISTLVPANGKLLIVENGVYGERITAIAKQYGIAHEVVKHDWMQAPDLARITAGLDADKAITHVAIIHHETTTGRLNDLRALGEACRARGVQMLVDGVSSFGSEAIDFGDASIAAVAATANKCLHGVPGAAFVAVRRAALAQAHSRTYYLDLKRLATLQDQRNTPFTPSVHAYYALVEALRELADEGGWQARHARYAALSEQVRAGLAARGMESVLPKDESSVVLRAFRLPAGVDYPLLHDALKARGFVIYAGQGGLSAELFRISTMGNIHAADVERLLAAFDEVTR; via the coding sequence ATGCTGCTGCTCAATCCCGGCCCGGTCACGCTGACCGAACGCGTGCGCCAGAGCCTCCTCCAGGAAGACCTGTGCCATCGCGAAAGCGAGTTCTTCGACGTGCAGGAAGAGGCGCGCACGCGTCTCGTGGGCGTCTACGATCTCGACCCTACGCAATGGCAGGCCGTGCTCATGACGGGCTCCGGCACGGCTGCGGTCGAAAGCATGATCTCGACGCTCGTGCCCGCGAACGGCAAGCTGCTGATCGTCGAAAACGGCGTGTATGGCGAGCGCATCACGGCCATCGCGAAGCAATACGGCATTGCGCATGAGGTCGTGAAGCACGACTGGATGCAAGCGCCGGACCTCGCGCGCATCACGGCCGGGCTCGACGCCGACAAGGCGATCACGCATGTCGCGATCATCCATCACGAAACGACGACCGGCCGCCTGAACGATCTGCGCGCGCTGGGCGAAGCGTGCCGCGCACGCGGCGTGCAGATGCTCGTGGACGGCGTGAGCAGCTTCGGTTCCGAGGCCATCGATTTCGGCGACGCGAGCATCGCGGCGGTGGCCGCGACGGCGAACAAGTGCCTGCACGGCGTGCCGGGCGCGGCCTTCGTGGCGGTGCGGCGCGCCGCGCTGGCACAGGCGCATAGCCGCACTTACTATCTCGACCTCAAGCGTCTTGCCACGCTGCAGGATCAGCGCAATACGCCGTTTACGCCCTCTGTGCACGCGTATTACGCGCTCGTCGAGGCGCTGCGTGAACTCGCCGATGAAGGCGGCTGGCAGGCGCGTCACGCGCGCTATGCGGCGCTTTCGGAGCAGGTGCGCGCGGGGCTCGCCGCGCGCGGCATGGAGAGCGTGCTGCCGAAGGACGAATCGTCGGTCGTATTGCGGGCGTTCCGCCTGCCCGCAGGCGTCGACTATCCATTGCTGCATGACGCGCTCAAGGCGCGCGGCTTCGTGATTTACGCGGGGCAGGGCGGCTTGTCGGCGGAACTGTTCCGCATTTCGACGATGGGCAACATTCATGCCGCCGATGTCGAGCGCTTGCTGGCGGCGTTCGATGAAGTGACGCGCTAA
- a CDS encoding YfcC family protein: protein MIAAPPSSPREDKTPAESASQETRPHGKMLHPVVMMLWVLAAALAMTWFVDAGRFERHDKLVIPGTYHLVPKSIDLATLVAPAVTKSTPDHAAPASLVSVFVAIPNGLIKNAPLIVMVMFVGGMFGVMKRTGVVDAGIDRLLQLTAGNVYVLAPLLMIVIGLGSTMLGFISEYLVIIPMMMLLAKRLGLSNLFAVALVAIAAKIGYIASVTNPLSLAVAQPIVGVPLFSGLALRLGVFVVFLTIGIAYLLLYVRRSGYRREAAVEALHAPTPLSRRHKATLVVLAVAAAALVFGTRELKWGNVELSAFYVAISIVTALVGRLDSRSASEAFVDGMKGMVLAGLLIGLAASVELILQSSFVLDTLIDYFTRLAHGRSSVWVANGLMAVQMLLDVFIPSVSGKAAVSMPIIGPIAQLSGVSGQTSVLAFVLGGGLTNMVTPTSGMLLAYLATARVGFGEWIRFILPLFLVLLVLSCATLALAVVTGY from the coding sequence ATGATCGCCGCCCCGCCCTCTTCCCCGCGCGAAGACAAGACGCCCGCGGAAAGCGCCAGCCAGGAAACCAGACCGCACGGCAAGATGCTGCATCCTGTCGTCATGATGCTCTGGGTGCTCGCCGCCGCATTGGCGATGACCTGGTTCGTCGACGCGGGCCGCTTCGAGCGCCACGACAAGCTCGTGATTCCGGGCACCTACCATCTGGTGCCGAAGAGCATCGATCTCGCCACACTTGTCGCGCCGGCGGTGACGAAGAGCACGCCGGACCACGCGGCGCCCGCGAGCCTCGTCTCGGTGTTCGTCGCCATTCCGAACGGGCTCATCAAGAACGCACCGCTCATCGTCATGGTGATGTTCGTGGGCGGCATGTTCGGCGTGATGAAACGCACAGGCGTGGTGGACGCCGGCATCGACCGCCTGCTCCAGCTCACCGCCGGCAACGTCTACGTGCTCGCGCCGCTGCTCATGATCGTGATCGGGCTGGGCAGCACCATGCTCGGGTTTATTTCGGAGTACCTGGTCATCATTCCGATGATGATGCTGCTCGCGAAACGGCTCGGCCTCTCGAACCTGTTCGCCGTGGCGCTCGTCGCCATTGCGGCGAAGATCGGCTATATCGCTTCGGTCACGAATCCGCTTTCGCTCGCGGTCGCGCAGCCCATCGTCGGCGTGCCGCTCTTCAGCGGCCTCGCGCTGCGCCTTGGCGTGTTCGTGGTGTTTCTGACGATCGGCATCGCGTATTTGCTGCTTTATGTGCGTCGCAGCGGCTATCGGCGCGAGGCCGCCGTCGAGGCGCTGCATGCACCCACGCCGCTGTCGCGCCGCCACAAGGCGACGCTCGTCGTCCTCGCCGTTGCAGCCGCCGCGCTGGTGTTCGGCACGCGCGAACTGAAATGGGGGAATGTCGAGCTTTCCGCGTTCTACGTGGCGATCAGCATCGTGACCGCGCTGGTAGGCCGGCTCGATTCGCGCAGCGCGTCCGAGGCCTTTGTCGACGGCATGAAGGGCATGGTGCTCGCGGGTCTCTTGATCGGGCTGGCGGCTTCCGTCGAGTTGATCCTGCAGAGCAGTTTCGTGCTCGACACGCTGATCGACTACTTCACGCGCCTCGCGCACGGGCGCTCCAGCGTATGGGTCGCCAACGGGCTCATGGCCGTGCAGATGCTGCTCGACGTATTCATCCCTTCGGTGTCGGGCAAGGCTGCGGTGAGCATGCCGATCATCGGGCCGATCGCCCAGCTTTCCGGCGTGAGCGGCCAGACCTCGGTGCTCGCGTTCGTGCTTGGCGGCGGCCTCACGAACATGGTCACGCCCACTTCCGGCATGCTGCTGGCCTATCTCGCCACGGCACGCGTGGGCTTTGGCGAATGGATACGCTTCATTCTGCCGCTCTTTCTCGTGCTGCTCGTGCTTTCTTGCGCCACCCTCGCGCTTGCCGTGGTCACGGGTTATTGA
- a CDS encoding IclR family transcriptional regulator, whose translation MTYIVDAVDNALKLLSYVAEHPGLGVTELSTQLGINKSRTYRMLCTLELHRFVVQDAQTSTYALGPQAFVLGVAATQQNTLVRSASRHMLALNQAINETIVLRVREGLETVCVARCETTHQVRAVGAVGNRRSVNHGASGKVLLAFAPAAVRTDYLARMKKMPEAPDLIALVEELDAIARKGYAVSLGEVTAGAVAISAPVRDMSGATVAAVAVSGPEMRIGRAEIPDYLERLQACADAISAELGYTGARAAALPA comes from the coding sequence ATGACCTATATCGTCGATGCCGTCGACAACGCCCTCAAGCTGCTCAGCTACGTGGCCGAGCATCCCGGCCTTGGGGTAACGGAGTTGTCCACGCAGTTGGGCATCAACAAGTCGCGCACCTACCGCATGCTCTGCACGCTGGAATTGCACCGCTTTGTCGTGCAGGACGCGCAAACCTCCACCTACGCGCTCGGCCCACAGGCTTTCGTGCTCGGCGTGGCGGCCACGCAGCAGAACACGCTCGTACGCTCGGCCTCGCGCCACATGCTCGCGCTCAACCAGGCGATCAACGAGACCATCGTGCTGCGTGTGCGCGAAGGCCTCGAAACGGTGTGCGTCGCGCGCTGCGAGACCACGCACCAGGTGCGCGCCGTAGGCGCGGTGGGCAACCGGCGGTCGGTCAATCATGGCGCTTCGGGCAAGGTGTTGCTCGCGTTCGCGCCCGCCGCCGTGCGTACCGACTATCTCGCGCGCATGAAGAAGATGCCCGAGGCGCCGGACCTGATCGCGCTCGTCGAAGAACTCGACGCAATCGCACGCAAGGGCTACGCCGTGAGTCTTGGCGAAGTGACCGCCGGCGCGGTGGCGATTTCCGCGCCAGTGCGTGATATGTCGGGCGCGACGGTGGCGGCCGTTGCCGTTTCCGGGCCGGAAATGCGCATTGGCCGCGCCGAGATTCCCGACTATCTCGAACGCCTTCAGGCTTGCGCCGATGCGATCTCCGCCGAACTCGGCTATACGGGCGCGCGCGCCGCGGCGCTTCCCGCCTGA
- a CDS encoding N-formylglutamate amidohydrolase, whose amino-acid sequence MTNTSPLSSQANDHAPCFTVAAQAAPLPIVFDSPHSGITLPDDFGTIVPREAILTSWDAFVDELWAGIPARGGVLIGARFPRAYIDPNRAITDIDAELLAEPWPEPLAPEPYTQRGMGLIRRYALPGVPLYDRKLSVDEVRHRIDAYYRPYRAALAQAAEAAYAQHGALWHVDCHSMKSRGNEMNVDSGEARPDFVISDRRGTTSDPAFTQWVADHFAAAGYRVQINEPYQGGDLLRAVSDPARNRHSIQIELNRALYMDETAFTKHAGFDTLKRDLDTFADALAARVRAQLNAK is encoded by the coding sequence ATGACGAATACCAGCCCACTTTCCTCCCAGGCAAACGACCACGCGCCCTGCTTCACCGTTGCGGCACAGGCCGCGCCACTGCCGATCGTGTTCGACTCGCCGCATAGCGGCATCACGCTGCCGGACGACTTCGGCACCATCGTGCCGCGCGAGGCGATCCTCACGTCGTGGGACGCGTTCGTCGACGAACTGTGGGCAGGCATCCCCGCGCGCGGCGGCGTGCTGATCGGCGCACGCTTTCCGCGCGCCTATATCGACCCGAACCGCGCCATTACCGACATCGACGCCGAATTGCTCGCCGAGCCGTGGCCCGAGCCGCTCGCGCCCGAACCGTACACGCAGCGCGGCATGGGTCTGATCCGCCGCTATGCGCTGCCCGGCGTGCCGCTTTACGATCGCAAGCTCTCTGTCGATGAAGTCCGGCACCGCATCGACGCGTATTACCGGCCCTATCGCGCGGCGCTCGCGCAAGCCGCCGAAGCGGCCTACGCGCAGCATGGCGCGCTGTGGCATGTGGACTGCCACTCCATGAAATCGCGCGGCAATGAGATGAACGTCGACTCCGGCGAGGCGCGTCCCGATTTCGTCATTAGCGACCGGCGCGGCACGACATCGGATCCGGCATTCACCCAATGGGTCGCCGATCACTTCGCGGCCGCCGGCTACCGTGTGCAGATCAACGAGCCGTACCAGGGCGGCGACTTGCTGCGCGCGGTGAGCGATCCGGCGCGCAACCGCCACAGCATCCAGATCGAACTGAACCGCGCGCTCTATATGGACGAGACCGCATTTACGAAGCATGCGGGCTTCGACACGCTCAAACGCGACCTCGACACCTTCGCCGACGCCCTCGCCGCGCGGGTACGCGCGCAACTCAACGCCAAGTGA
- a CDS encoding porin: protein MFQASRRTVALVIGGLGLAASHANAQSSVTLYGIADGGFTYTSNQGGKSNFQATAGSEQGSRWGLLGSEDLGGGNRAIFRLENGFNLQTGTASANGRIFGRQAWVGLASNRWGSLTFGRQYNAAQDSLEPLQMAVETSQYGTHPFDTDDLNNTFRTDNSVKYVTPNFHGLTINSMYGFSNNAGNFATNRSWSVGASYAGGPLQFGAAYVQLDHPATDTTGAIPSDNYFTFLKGVTQQRIWGAGGVYSFGNLGVGAMYTNVAFELTPQSQYQHYQNAEVSLRYAITPSIHAAIGETWTGVNANGQKDSWHYWQTTSALQYFLSKRTDVYLDLIYQRATNAVAQIEGTSGASSNGNQFLVVTGIRHKF, encoded by the coding sequence ATGTTTCAAGCATCCCGGCGCACCGTCGCACTCGTCATCGGCGGTCTCGGTCTCGCGGCCTCTCACGCTAACGCACAGTCGAGCGTCACGCTCTACGGCATCGCCGACGGTGGCTTCACCTACACGAGCAACCAGGGCGGCAAGTCGAACTTCCAGGCAACGGCGGGCAGCGAGCAGGGTTCGCGCTGGGGCCTGCTCGGCAGCGAGGATCTGGGCGGCGGCAATCGCGCGATCTTCCGGCTCGAAAACGGCTTCAACCTGCAGACCGGCACCGCTAGTGCGAACGGGCGCATCTTCGGCCGCCAGGCATGGGTGGGGCTCGCGAGCAACCGTTGGGGCTCGCTCACGTTCGGCCGCCAGTACAACGCGGCGCAGGACTCGCTCGAACCGCTGCAAATGGCCGTGGAGACCTCGCAGTACGGCACGCACCCGTTCGACACCGACGATCTGAACAACACGTTCCGTACCGACAATTCCGTCAAGTACGTCACGCCCAATTTCCACGGCCTGACGATCAACTCGATGTACGGCTTCAGCAACAACGCGGGGAACTTTGCGACGAACCGCTCATGGAGCGTGGGCGCGAGCTATGCGGGCGGCCCGCTGCAGTTCGGCGCGGCGTATGTGCAGCTCGATCATCCGGCCACGGACACGACCGGCGCGATTCCTTCGGATAACTATTTCACGTTCCTGAAGGGCGTTACGCAACAGCGCATTTGGGGCGCGGGCGGTGTGTACAGCTTCGGCAATCTCGGTGTGGGCGCGATGTACACGAACGTCGCGTTCGAACTGACGCCGCAAAGCCAGTACCAGCACTATCAGAACGCGGAAGTGAGCCTGCGCTATGCGATCACGCCGTCGATCCACGCCGCGATCGGCGAAACGTGGACGGGCGTGAACGCGAACGGCCAGAAGGATAGTTGGCACTACTGGCAAACGACCAGCGCGCTGCAATACTTCCTCTCCAAGCGCACGGACGTCTATCTCGACCTCATCTATCAGCGCGCGACGAATGCCGTGGCGCAGATCGAAGGGACGTCGGGCGCATCGAGCAACGGCAACCAGTTCCTCGTGGTGACCGGCATCCGCCACAAGTTCTGA
- a CDS encoding PepSY-associated TM helix domain-containing protein: protein MRPLLVRLHRWFGLGTAAFLFLAGLTGAVIAWDHELDALLNPSFFRSATPGTPLPALELAKRLEAEEPHAVVTFMPLAVEPGHTWIALVAPRVDPVSQAPYALDFNQVALDPVTGEEQGRRMWGKASLARQNLIPFLYQLHYTLFMPTKMGIDFGVWTMGVVGMVWLLDGFIAIVLAFPSLKSWRKSLAFRVKRGGYALTFDLHRSGGVWLWGLLIVVAVTSISMNLGAQVVRPVVSVFSTLAPDPFRIVAPGPAITPAEATTARERIVTEAADVGRREGITEPPGGLFGLPTSGVYGVGYYAAGKDHGDAGLGNAWLMMNARTGEVLGRQIPGKGSAGDIFIQAQFPLHSGRIAGLPGRIAISFTGLVVAMLSVTGVLIWLKKARARRKPAKQAKAASTIGTRERAAN from the coding sequence ATGAGACCGCTGCTGGTCCGCCTGCACCGCTGGTTCGGTCTTGGCACCGCGGCCTTCCTGTTCCTCGCCGGACTCACCGGCGCGGTGATCGCGTGGGACCACGAACTCGACGCGCTGCTCAACCCTTCGTTCTTCCGTAGTGCGACGCCGGGCACGCCGCTGCCCGCGCTCGAACTCGCCAAGCGGCTCGAGGCCGAGGAACCGCACGCGGTCGTGACCTTCATGCCGCTTGCCGTCGAGCCCGGTCACACCTGGATCGCGCTGGTGGCGCCGCGCGTCGATCCCGTAAGCCAGGCGCCCTACGCGCTCGACTTCAACCAGGTCGCGCTCGACCCCGTCACGGGCGAAGAGCAAGGCCGCCGCATGTGGGGCAAGGCATCGCTTGCGCGCCAGAACCTGATTCCGTTTCTCTACCAGCTCCACTACACGCTCTTCATGCCGACGAAGATGGGCATCGACTTCGGCGTCTGGACGATGGGCGTGGTGGGGATGGTGTGGCTTCTCGACGGCTTCATCGCGATCGTGCTTGCGTTCCCGAGCCTGAAAAGCTGGCGCAAGTCGCTCGCGTTTCGCGTGAAGCGCGGCGGTTATGCGCTCACGTTCGACCTGCACCGCTCGGGCGGCGTGTGGCTCTGGGGACTCCTGATCGTCGTGGCCGTCACGTCCATTTCGATGAACCTCGGCGCGCAGGTCGTGCGCCCGGTGGTGTCGGTCTTCTCGACGCTCGCGCCGGACCCGTTCCGCATCGTGGCTCCCGGCCCCGCAATCACGCCCGCAGAGGCCACGACCGCGCGCGAACGCATCGTGACCGAAGCCGCCGACGTGGGGCGCCGCGAAGGCATCACCGAACCGCCGGGCGGACTCTTCGGGCTGCCCACATCAGGCGTGTACGGCGTGGGCTACTACGCGGCAGGCAAGGATCACGGCGACGCTGGGCTCGGCAATGCCTGGCTCATGATGAACGCGCGCACGGGCGAAGTGCTCGGCCGGCAGATTCCCGGCAAGGGCAGCGCGGGCGACATCTTTATTCAGGCGCAGTTTCCGCTGCATTCGGGACGCATCGCCGGTCTGCCGGGCCGCATCGCGATCAGCTTCACCGGACTCGTCGTCGCGATGCTCAGCGTGACCGGCGTGCTCATCTGGCTCAAGAAAGCGCGTGCGCGGCGCAAGCCCGCGAAGCAAGCGAAAGCAGCCAGTACGATCGGCACGCGCGAGCGCGCCGCGAACTGA
- a CDS encoding nucleotidyltransferase family protein, which translates to MAYASFATGVLLAAGTGSRFDPNGLRNKLLAPLPEGTCVARESAQRLLRVVPRVIAVVRPGAETLAHVLNDAGCDVVFAPDAARGMGASLAAGVETDHEAESWIVALADMPCIAVESIEAVARALDGGASLVAPFYQGQRGHPVGFGYPHRAALVALDGDAGARALLNSHPLTRIEVDDPGILRDVDTPADLDGL; encoded by the coding sequence ATGGCCTATGCTTCGTTCGCCACCGGCGTGTTGCTCGCCGCCGGCACCGGTTCGCGCTTCGATCCCAATGGTCTGCGCAACAAACTCCTCGCTCCCCTCCCCGAAGGTACGTGCGTCGCGCGCGAGTCCGCGCAACGGTTGCTGCGTGTCGTCCCCAGAGTGATCGCCGTGGTGCGCCCCGGAGCGGAAACGCTCGCGCACGTGCTCAACGACGCGGGCTGCGACGTGGTATTCGCGCCCGACGCCGCGCGCGGCATGGGCGCGAGCCTTGCCGCCGGCGTGGAAACCGACCATGAGGCGGAGAGCTGGATCGTCGCGCTGGCCGACATGCCCTGCATTGCCGTCGAATCGATCGAAGCCGTGGCGCGTGCGCTGGACGGCGGAGCATCGCTCGTCGCGCCGTTCTACCAAGGGCAGCGCGGACATCCCGTGGGCTTCGGCTACCCTCACCGCGCAGCGCTCGTCGCGCTCGATGGCGACGCGGGCGCGCGCGCCCTGCTCAACTCGCACCCTCTCACGCGGATTGAAGTGGACGACCCCGGCATTCTGCGCGACGTCGACACGCCAGCCGACCTCGACGGGCTCTGA
- a CDS encoding xanthine dehydrogenase family protein molybdopterin-binding subunit — MSTLTGQPMDRIDGMLKVTGGALYASDFPETRLAHAVLVTSTIASGTITSIDASRAQSMPGVLLVMTYQNAMRLPNGGRSPLKPPAGRHLTLLQDNVVRYSNEPVAVVVADTLEHATDAARHLDIAYSPTQATLDFNRAKGDAHAPPSPMGRPVESTRGNVEAGMSEGAVRLDAVYTTPTQFHNPMEPHATMARWDGPDLTLYDATQGVSGARNAVAAVFGIAPDNVRVISPFLGGGFGCKGSSWSHVSLCAMAAKQTGRPVRLALARPQMFGSVGSRPHTEQQLSIAARTDGTLTGLRHDTLAHTSTFEDWLEMSGLITRMMYAVPNCSTSHRVVPLNVGTPTFMRAPGETTGSFALESAMDELAWRLKMDPVALRLKNYAESEPQDGKPWSSKALRQCYEAGAQRFNWSRRVATPRAMRNGNTLIGLGMASATYPANRSEAAAVARILPDGTAMVASGTQDIGTGTYTVMTQVAADALGFPPNRIRFALGDSTLPQAPVSGGSQSAASVSPAVQAACTAVRDKIVALARADRGSPVYGLAADDVAVQDGWLVSRTDTSRRDPAAAVIARAGGQPVEAQVATRPGAEKQQYAFHSFGAVFAEVHVDADTGTIRVARIVGAYDVGRVLNEKTARSQLMGGMVWGVGTALHEEGLFDTRMGRIANNNLAEYHVPVNADIGELDVLFVGEPDLHFNPLGVRGIGEIGITGVPAAIANAVYHATGVRVRDLPITLDKVVAQTNSLA, encoded by the coding sequence ATGAGCACGCTGACCGGACAGCCGATGGACCGCATCGACGGCATGCTCAAGGTCACGGGCGGCGCACTCTACGCGAGCGATTTCCCCGAAACGCGGCTCGCCCATGCCGTGCTAGTCACCAGCACGATTGCGAGCGGCACGATCACGTCGATCGACGCGAGCCGCGCGCAGTCCATGCCCGGCGTGCTGCTCGTCATGACGTACCAGAACGCGATGCGGCTGCCCAACGGCGGGCGCTCGCCGCTCAAGCCGCCCGCCGGGCGGCACCTCACGCTGCTGCAGGACAATGTCGTGCGCTACAGCAACGAGCCCGTTGCGGTCGTGGTGGCCGACACGCTCGAACATGCGACGGACGCCGCGCGTCACCTCGACATCGCCTACTCGCCGACGCAGGCCACGCTCGACTTCAACCGCGCGAAGGGCGACGCGCACGCACCGCCAAGCCCGATGGGCCGCCCGGTCGAATCGACGCGCGGCAACGTGGAGGCCGGCATGAGCGAGGGTGCGGTACGCCTCGACGCGGTCTACACGACGCCCACGCAGTTCCACAACCCGATGGAGCCGCACGCGACGATGGCCCGCTGGGACGGCCCCGATCTCACGCTCTACGACGCCACCCAGGGCGTGAGCGGCGCACGCAACGCCGTGGCGGCCGTGTTCGGCATCGCGCCCGACAACGTGCGCGTGATCTCGCCGTTCCTCGGCGGCGGCTTCGGCTGCAAGGGGTCGTCGTGGTCGCACGTGAGCCTGTGCGCGATGGCCGCGAAGCAGACAGGGCGCCCCGTGCGCCTCGCCCTCGCGCGCCCGCAGATGTTCGGGTCGGTCGGCTCGCGCCCGCACACGGAGCAGCAGCTCTCAATCGCCGCGCGCACGGACGGCACGCTCACGGGCCTGCGTCACGACACGCTCGCCCACACGTCCACGTTCGAAGACTGGCTGGAGATGTCCGGCCTCATCACGCGCATGATGTACGCGGTGCCCAATTGCAGTACAAGTCATCGTGTCGTACCCCTGAACGTCGGCACGCCGACCTTCATGCGTGCGCCCGGCGAAACCACGGGCTCGTTCGCGCTCGAATCCGCCATGGACGAGCTGGCGTGGCGACTGAAGATGGACCCGGTTGCGCTGCGCCTGAAGAACTACGCCGAAAGCGAGCCGCAGGACGGCAAGCCGTGGTCGTCGAAAGCGCTGCGCCAATGCTATGAAGCAGGCGCGCAGCGCTTTAACTGGTCGCGGCGCGTCGCCACGCCGCGCGCCATGCGCAACGGCAATACGCTCATCGGCCTCGGCATGGCGAGCGCGACGTACCCCGCGAACCGCAGCGAAGCCGCCGCCGTGGCGCGCATCCTGCCCGACGGCACCGCGATGGTCGCGTCGGGCACTCAAGACATCGGCACCGGCACTTACACGGTGATGACCCAGGTGGCCGCCGACGCGCTCGGCTTCCCGCCCAATCGCATCCGCTTTGCGCTGGGCGACTCGACCTTGCCGCAAGCACCGGTTTCAGGCGGCTCGCAGTCGGCGGCAAGCGTCTCGCCCGCCGTACAAGCCGCGTGTACGGCCGTGCGCGACAAAATCGTCGCGCTCGCGCGCGCCGACCGCGGCTCGCCGGTCTACGGACTCGCCGCCGACGACGTCGCCGTGCAGGACGGCTGGCTCGTGAGCCGCACCGACACCTCGCGACGCGATCCGGCCGCCGCCGTCATCGCACGCGCGGGCGGGCAGCCGGTCGAGGCACAGGTCGCGACGAGGCCCGGCGCGGAAAAGCAGCAGTATGCATTTCACTCATTCGGCGCAGTGTTCGCCGAAGTGCATGTCGATGCCGATACGGGAACGATACGGGTGGCGCGCATCGTCGGTGCATATGACGTAGGACGCGTGCTCAACGAAAAGACAGCGCGCAGCCAATTGATGGGCGGCATGGTGTGGGGCGTGGGCACGGCCCTGCACGAAGAGGGGCTTTTCGACACGCGCATGGGTCGCATTGCGAACAATAACCTCGCGGAATATCACGTGCCCGTGAACGCGGACATCGGCGAACTGGACGTGCTGTTCGTGGGCGAGCCGGATTTGCACTTCAATCCGCTCGGCGTGCGCGGCATCGGCGAGATCGGCATTACCGGCGTGCCGGCGGCCATTGCGAACGCGGTGTATCACGCCACCGGCGTGCGCGTACGCGATTTGCCGATCACGCTCGACAAGGTCGTTGCGCAGACGAATTCGCTTGCGTGA
- a CDS encoding FAD binding domain-containing protein, whose translation MDAISYQRAADVNGAIAAAQRPGAVFIGGGTNLLDLMKGGVAHPVTLIDITRIEALDQVDTLPNGGLRIGALVRNSDAANHTLVRTRYPLLSQALLAGASPQLRNMATIGGNLMQRTRCPYFYDTAFSQCNKRAPGSGCAAVDGFNRMHAILGASAQCVAVNPSDMSVALAALDATVQVSGPRGTRSIPFASFHRLPGDRPDLDTTLQSGELITSVDLPPPMFSEHSHYLKIRDRASYAFALVSVASALQLDGHRIRTARIALGGIAHRPWRASVAEQHLAGKTLNAATLREAAAAELAQARPLSGNAFKIGLAQRAIIRSTMLAAAGTQAQNTGEIA comes from the coding sequence ATGGATGCCATCTCTTACCAGCGCGCCGCCGACGTGAACGGCGCAATCGCCGCCGCGCAGCGACCCGGCGCGGTGTTCATCGGCGGCGGCACGAATCTGCTCGATCTCATGAAAGGAGGCGTCGCGCATCCGGTGACGCTCATCGACATCACGCGCATCGAGGCGCTCGATCAAGTCGATACGCTGCCCAACGGCGGCCTGCGCATCGGCGCGCTCGTGCGCAACAGCGACGCGGCCAATCACACGCTCGTGCGTACGCGCTACCCGTTGCTTTCGCAAGCGCTGCTCGCAGGCGCCTCGCCGCAACTGCGCAACATGGCGACCATAGGCGGCAATCTGATGCAACGCACGCGCTGCCCGTACTTCTACGACACCGCGTTCAGCCAATGCAACAAGCGCGCGCCCGGCAGCGGCTGCGCGGCGGTTGACGGCTTCAACCGCATGCATGCGATCCTCGGCGCCAGCGCGCAATGCGTGGCGGTCAATCCATCCGATATGAGCGTTGCGCTCGCGGCGCTCGACGCCACCGTGCAGGTGAGCGGTCCGCGCGGGACGCGTTCGATTCCATTCGCGTCATTCCATCGCTTGCCCGGCGACCGGCCCGATCTCGACACGACGCTCCAATCAGGTGAACTGATCACTTCGGTCGACTTGCCGCCACCCATGTTCAGCGAGCACTCGCACTATCTCAAGATCCGTGACCGCGCGAGCTATGCCTTCGCGCTCGTCTCGGTGGCGAGCGCGCTGCAACTCGACGGCCACCGCATACGCACGGCACGCATTGCACTGGGCGGCATCGCGCATCGGCCCTGGCGCGCGAGCGTGGCGGAGCAGCATCTCGCGGGAAAAACGCTCAATGCGGCGACGCTGCGCGAGGCCGCAGCAGCGGAACTCGCACAAGCGAGGCCGCTGAGCGGCAATGCCTTCAAGATCGGGCTCGCGCAGCGCGCGATCATTCGTTCGACGATGCTCGCCGCCGCCGGCACGCAAGCGCAAAACACCGGAGAGATCGCATGA